The genome window CGTTGACGCCAAACCCCTGCTTTTCCCACGTCAGTTCCGGCGCAGACACGCGAACACGTGGCCCTTCTGCCGTGTAGGGATTCGTTAGTTTACAGATATAAATGTTTTGTGAGCCGCCAAGGTCGTTTTCCCACCCTGACCACGCGTAATACAGCTGGCCATTGATCTGACCCAGCGTACCGTCGATAGCCCATTTGTTGTCGGGTAGGTTGAGTTGTCCCCGATCCGTCCAGGTTCCGGTGGTTGGGTCAGCCGCTTTATTTTCAAGCACAAACATGCGGTGAGTAGCATCGACGCCATTGTTATCCGCTGCGTAATAAATGTACCAGGTGCCGTTGACATTGTGAAGTTCGGGAGCCCAGATGTCGCGGGAGTTTGGGCCGGTGGTGGGCGGTGTCCAGACCGTAATGGGTCGGGCTGCGCTCAAACGGCTCATGCTGCTCGTTTTGTAGATACGCAGGTTGTTGCCGGTGGTATGCATCACGTAATAGAATCCGTCTTTGTAGGCTACCCAGGGGTCGGGGGCGGGGGAGAGGATAGGATTTCTGAATTTGCCGGTCGTATCAACGGACGTGACAGGCGGGGTCGGGTCAGTATTGGCAGTGTCGGTTGATTTACAGGCTATCACCAGTGCCACTACTAGCAGGAAAAGGTAATGTTTCATCGTTGAGAAGCAAGGCTATAAGCCAGCGGCCCGCCGATCAACGTAGCCATAAAACGCTGCTTCGTTGGGTTAATCGCCGGGTCGCTGGTCTGGTAAATCAATAGTTCGGGTTTTGCGTCAGGTTCGGGTTCAGATCGCGGTCGAGTTGGGGAATAGGAAGCAATTCGCTTTTTCCCTTCACGAACGTGGAGAAAGCCGGGTCACGACTAGCGAGCTGCGGACCTAGATCACCCCAGCGGGCCAGATCGTTCCAGCGGTGGCCTTCCCCTGACAGTTCGGTTACCCGCTCGTGTTTGAGCTGCGCCAGAAACTGAGCCTGGGTCAGACCGGGCATAGCCGTGGTCAGCGTGCGCAAACCGGCCCGCTGGCGCACCTGATCGACGTAGGTATAGGCCTGCGTCGTTTTGCCGGTGGCATTCAGGGCTTCGGCGTATAGCAGCAACACATCGGCGTAGCGAATGTACCGCCAATTGTTCGGCGAGCGATACCCTTCTTCGTTTTTCCAGTGATCGTTCTGGAACTTGCGGAACCACACGCGCTTGTTATCCCGCCCGTACCGCTGGGTGAACGTCTGACCATAAATCAGCGTTGAATCCGGACCTTTCACGTTGGTCGAGTCAAAGAAAAAAGACGCTTCCAACCGTGGATCGCGGGTACCCGTCGTTGTTTTTTCGTAGAACTCACGCGTCGGCCACCGCTGTGCTTCCCCATCCGACCAGCCGATGGAAGGCGGACCGAAAAACTGAGCGATTGACGTGCCGTAGTTCTGGTTGGGCGTCTGGCTATCATCGTCGGTGTACTCCGCCGTATTGATCTGAAACTGCCATTCAAACACCGATTCCCGGTTGTTTTCGGTGGTGATCAGAAAATTCTCGCGGTAGTTGGGCATCAGCGAATACACCGTTTTGCCCTCCCCATCTACCAGCCATTGCAACGGTGTCAGTGATTCGGTGTATTTCTGCTGCTGCATGTAGGCTTTGGCCAATAGGGCATAAGCGGCTCCTTTCGTCGCCCGTCCCAGATCAGCATTGCCGTAGGTAGTAGGCAGTATGGCTGCGGCATCGGTCAGGTCTTTTTCGATCTGTGCCCACACCTGTGCTGTTGTCGACGAAGCCGGTTTGTCCCCAACGACCGACGTTTGCAGGATCAGCGGTACGTTTCCCCACAGCGTGACCAGGTGGTAGTAATACATCGCCCGCAAAAACTTAGCCTCGCCAATGTAGCGGTTCCGCAGGGTCGCGTCCATCTGAATGGTCGGTACATTGTCGATTACCTGATTGGCCCGGTTCACCCCGATGTAGTTATCATTCCAGATGCCAACGGCATTGCCATAATTGTAGTCCGTGATCAGAAACTGATCCATGTTGTTCACAATATCGGTAGCCGGACTCTGGCTGCGGCCTTCATCGGATCGAATAATGTAATAAAAAGGCAGCCAGCGGGATAT of Spirosoma agri contains these proteins:
- a CDS encoding RagB/SusD family nutrient uptake outer membrane protein — encoded protein: MKNSFICLGLVAVSLLSACDRNLDIVNPNQLTAQSFWKTDADALAGVNAVYSTTHRGGISRWLPFYYIIRSDEGRSQSPATDIVNNMDQFLITDYNYGNAVGIWNDNYIGVNRANQVIDNVPTIQMDATLRNRYIGEAKFLRAMYYYHLVTLWGNVPLILQTSVVGDKPASSTTAQVWAQIEKDLTDAAAILPTTYGNADLGRATKGAAYALLAKAYMQQQKYTESLTPLQWLVDGEGKTVYSLMPNYRENFLITTENNRESVFEWQFQINTAEYTDDDSQTPNQNYGTSIAQFFGPPSIGWSDGEAQRWPTREFYEKTTTGTRDPRLEASFFFDSTNVKGPDSTLIYGQTFTQRYGRDNKRVWFRKFQNDHWKNEEGYRSPNNWRYIRYADVLLLYAEALNATGKTTQAYTYVDQVRQRAGLRTLTTAMPGLTQAQFLAQLKHERVTELSGEGHRWNDLARWGDLGPQLASRDPAFSTFVKGKSELLPIPQLDRDLNPNLTQNPNY
- a CDS encoding glycoside hydrolase family 43 protein is translated as MKHYLFLLVVALVIACKSTDTANTDPTPPVTSVDTTGKFRNPILSPAPDPWVAYKDGFYYVMHTTGNNLRIYKTSSMSRLSAARPITVWTPPTTGPNSRDIWAPELHNVNGTWYIYYAADNNGVDATHRMFVLENKAADPTTGTWTDRGQLNLPDNKWAIDGTLGQINGQLYYAWSGWENDLGGSQNIYICKLTNPYTAEGPRVRVSAPELTWEKQGFGVNEAPEFLPHASKVFLIYSASFCGTDQYALGQLSADTSANLATQTSWTKAQNPVFGPYASGSTYGPGHNSFFTTPDAKENWLVYHANAAPGQGCGDFRSARMQPFSWKTDGSPDFGTPVNLADYVKRPSGE